In Raphanus sativus cultivar WK10039 chromosome 5, ASM80110v3, whole genome shotgun sequence, the following proteins share a genomic window:
- the LOC108858085 gene encoding LOW QUALITY PROTEIN: putative F-box/LRR-repeat protein At3g18150 (The sequence of the model RefSeq protein was modified relative to this genomic sequence to represent the inferred CDS: deleted 1 base in 1 codon) produces the protein MSQITMAEDRQIKRAVDRISNLPDVILHHILCFASTKLAISTSLLSRRWRHVWCDIPSISLDVYYLKTAASVNQTLTRYTAPKTTKFHLKSTRRENIPHIDRWIKCAMSHNVENLTLDFWSPCSNRRTRLPDFFYNSSSVKKLSLSLSYSHTIVPECTVSWTSLQKLSLSSCTLFDESMANILSGCPFLENLTLYHCDELKILDLRKSKRLRTLQIERNVWVPGPTQIMAPHIHCLRLLNSQLSCNFVDVASLTEAELDICYIPMFPNLKADFLQAMVLKMLEKLQNAEKLTFGGNVIQILSLAEIRGVSFPMLKVKALTLHTEISQYVIPGMERLLQNSPDLEKLIVRGRVENSMPGEHLDQYLKLLSLSPDQCWRSKDGASWNKHLGDLTSAHMASLVKLMLKNTKKLDKIVVLLDEHFLEFEIEDVVVPKLSHDNNVTIVLSSNKLMTSDELFDES, from the exons ATGTCGCAAATAACGATGGCCGAGGACAGGCAGATCAAAAGAGCTGTAGACAGGATCAGCAATTTACCAGATGTGATCCTCCACCACATACTCTGCTTTGCTTCGACCAAATTAGCCATCAGTACTTCCCTCTTGTCTAGACGATGGAGACATGTGTGGTGCGATATACCTTCCATCTCCTTAGATGTCTATTATCTGAAGACTGCCGCTTCTGTTAACCAAACCCTAACTCGATATACAGCTCCCAAGACCACAAAATTTCACCTCAAAAGCACCAGGAGGGAGAACATTCCCCATATCGACCGGTGGATCAAGTGCGCTATGTCACACAACGTTGAGAATCTTACCCTGGATTTCTGGAGTCCTTGTAGTAAT AGGCGTACACGGCTTCCTGATTTCTTCTACAACAGTTCCTCTGTCAAGAAACTCAGCCTTTCGTTAAGCTACTCTCATACGATTGTTCCCGAGTGCACTGTGTCTTGGACATCCTTACAGAAGTTATCTTTGAGTTCTTGTACTCTCTTTGATGAATCCATGGCTAATATTCTATCCGGTTGTCCGTTTCTTGAAAACTTAACGTTGTATCACTGCGATGAACTAAAGATTCTTGATCTCCGCAAATCAAAACGTCTGAGAACATTACAAATAGAACGTAACGTGTGGGTGCCGGGGCCAACGCAGATTATGGCACCACACATCCATTGTCTCAGATTGTTAAACTCGCAATTATCATGCAATTTTGTTGATGTCGCTTCTTTAACCGAAGCTGAACTGGACATTTGTTATATCCCAATGTTCCCTAACTTAAAGGCTGATTTTCTCCAAGCCATGGTGCTAAAGATGCTAGAAAAGTTGCAGAACGCAGAGAAGCTTACGTTTGGGGGAAACGTTATTCAG ATTTTATCTCTTGCTGAGATTCGTGGTGTTTCTTTCCCCATGCTCAAGGTCAAAGCATTGACTCTTCATACAGAAATCTCTCAGTATGTCATTCCTGGTATGGAAAGGTTGTTACAAAACTCACCTGATTTAGAGAAGCTAATAGTACGTGGAAGGGTTGAAAACTCTATGCCG GGAGAGCATCTTGACCAATACCTGAAACTACTGTCCTTGAGTCCGGATCAGTGCTGGAGATCAAAAGATGGTGCCTCTTGGAACAAGCACCTTGGGGATTTAACATCTGCGCATATGGCTTCATTAGTGAAACTTATGcttaaaaatacaaagaaactaGACAAAATTGTCGTACTCTTGGACGAACATTTCCTTGAGTTTGAAATTGAAGACGTGGTGGTTCCAAAACTTTCTCACGACAACAATGTCACCATTGTGCTCTCATCCAACAAGCTGATGACATCAGATGAGTTGTTTGATGAATCATAG
- the LOC130512660 gene encoding defensin-like protein 229: protein MKSTTLIMVFCILVFFILNNVNEVNAKVCIKSQDFEQNCGWDGNKTCIRGFNKINKFPISCECTHKNPTVSSKRTCKCKFPKSPC, encoded by the exons ATGAAGTCTACTACATTGATCATGGTTTTCTGTATTCTCGTGTTCTTCATTCTCAACAATGTGAATG AGGTGAATGCGAAGGTGTGCATAAAATCACAAGACTTCGAACAGAACTGTGGCTGGGATGGAAACAAGACTTGCATAAGAggatttaataaaattaataagttCCCTATTTCTTGCGAGTGTACCCATAAAAACCCTACCGTGAGCAGCAAACGTACCTGCAAATGTAAATTTCCAAAGTCTCCCTGCTAA
- the LOC108857699 gene encoding pre-mRNA-splicing factor SPF27 homolog — MATNNGDVLMLEAAPVATKPWASAANAEVIDALPYIDDDYGNPLIKAEVDRLVEEEMRRSSRKPADFLKDLPPLPKFDFENCPVLGKEYERVRAGKPPVRIDFESRYKHELPPANKKNDDAAWKQHLHKTQRSLQQKMIELENLEMMSKHGPELWRQNNHRLDVFLTRMQRLAQEQNEEIEKVNRERKYHQQTTAYELNALSQEWRQLCVKNMEIQSACAVLETQIDSLKREAAERGWNLEEKLECVKPLQSQ; from the exons ATGGCGACGAACAATGGGGACGTTCTGATGCTGGAAGCGGCGCCGGTGGCTACGAAACCCTGGGCAAGCGCGGCTAACGCAGAAGTCATCGACGCGCTTCCTTATATAGACGATGACTACGGCAATCCACTGATTAAAGCCGAGGTGGACCGCTTGGTGGAGGAAGAGATGCGTCGGAGCTCAAGGAAGCCCGCCGACTTCCTCAAGGATCTCCCTCCTCTTCCAAAGTTCGATTTCGAG AACTGTCCAGTCCTCGGCAAAGAGTATGAGCGTGTTCGAGCTGGGAAGCCACCAGTGCGGATCGATTTCGAGTCCCGTTACAAGCATGAATTGCCGCCTGCTAATAAGAAAAATGATGATGCTGCCTGGAAGCAGCATCTTCACAAGACTCAACGGTCATTGCAACAGAAGATGATCGA GCTAGAGAATTTGGAAATGATGTCAAAACATGGCCCTGAGCTTTGGAGACAGAACAATCATCGGCTAGATGTATTCTTGACCAG AATGCAAAGACTAGCTCAGGAGCAGAACGAGGAGATCGAGAAAGTTAATCGTGAAAGGAAGTATCATCAG CAAACCACAGCGTACGAGCTCAACGCTCTATCTCAAGAATGGAGACAGCTCTGTGTCAAGAACATGGAGATTCAGTCTGCGTGTGCTGTGCTTGAGACACAAATCGATTCCTTGAAAAGGGAAGCTGCTGAAAG GGGATGGAACTTAGAAGAGAAATTAGAGTGTGTCAAACCGCTTCAATCGCAGTGA
- the LOC108859605 gene encoding alpha-1,3-arabinosyltransferase XAT3-like: MTEKDLLYDAILARSFSKKQQKRLGYGAFIACLFFVFTLCTVFKPCLSPLPAVELQLSVDAGLRMLRVTEKQKPQALSITTPTSISKEQAISDGNKMEETVKCKKQSRTEVCELNGDVRVHGKSATILAAITSAFSGNTTWHMRPYARKRDPGAMNSVREWTVKLDKNDERLENANFSRCVRNHSVPAMVFSLGGYSMNNFHAFADIVVPLFTTARRFNGEVQFLVTNKNQPWINKFKEILRSLSNYDLIHIDDEDETHCFTTVIVGLNIHPEYFKELTIDSSFSEYSMSDFRRFLRDAYSLRNAAVDLRRRRRPRIMILSRAGSRAFTNTDEIANAAGEIGFEVVVAEANRGLARFAETVNSCDVMLGVHGAGLTNMVFLPENAVVIQILPIGGFEWLADTDFGRPAKGMDLRYLEYKITAEESSLLRKHGRDHEIVRDPSAVAKRGWMAFKSTYLVQNVTVDINRFKPVLAKAFELLQKPTM, translated from the exons ATGACAGAGAAGGATCTTCTTTACGATGCAATACTTGCTCGTAGCTTTAGCAAAAAGCAACAGAAAAGACTGGGCTATGGAGCTTTCATTGCGTGTCTTTTCTTCGTCTTCACTCTATGCACCGTCTTTAAACCTTGTCTTAGCCCATTACCAGCAG TGGAATTGCAATTATCAGTGGACGCTGGTCTCAGGATGCTGAGAGTAACAGAAAAGCAGAAACCGCAAGCGTTGAGTATTACTACACCCACTTCAATCTCCAAAGAACAAGCTATTTCAG ACGGTAACAAAATGGAGGAAACGGTAAAATGTAAAAAGCAATCAAGAACAGAGGTATGCGAATTAAACGGCGACGTAAGAGTCCACGGTAAATCCGCGACGATTCTCGCCGCGATCACGTCTGCGTTTTCGGGAAATACCACGTGGCATATGAGACCTTACGCGAGAAAAAGAGACCCTGGCGCCATGAACAGCGTTAGAGAATGGACGGTGAAATTGGATAAAAACGACGAGCGTTTAGAGAACGCTAATTTCTCGCGTTGCGTTAGGAACCACAGCGTTCCGGCGATGGTTTTCTCTCTGGGAGGCTACTCGATGAACAACTTCCACGCTTTCGCCGACATCGTGGTTCCTCTATTCACGACGGCGCGTAGATTCAACGGAGAAGTTCAGTTCCTCGTGACGAACAAGAATCAACCGTGGATCAACAAATTCAAGGAGATACTGAGGAGTCTCTCGAACTACGATCTGATCCACATCGACGACGAAGACGAAACGCACTGTTTCACAACCGTCATCGTCGGCCTCAACATCCATCCGGAGTACTTCAAAGAGCTGACGATCGATTCTTCGTTCTCCGAGTACTCCATGTCCGATTTCCGGAGATTCCTTAGAGACGCGTACTCGCTGAGAAACGCCGCCGTGGATctgcggcggcggcggaggccTCGGATCATGATCCTGTCGAGAGCCGGATCGCGAGCGTTCACGAACACCGACGAGATCGCGAACGCGGCGGGAGAGATCGGATTCGAAGTCGTGGTGGCGGAGGCGAACAGAGGCCTGGCGAGGTTCGCGGAGACGGTGAACTCGTGCGACGTGATGCTCGGCGTTCACGGCGCGGGGCTTACGAATATGGTGTTCTTGCCGGAGAACGCGGTGGTGATCCAGATTCTTCCGATCGGTGGATTCGAGTGGCTGGCGGATACGGATTTCGGGAGGCCGGCGAAGGGGATGGATCTGAGGTATTTGGAGTACAAGATCACGGCGGAGGAGAGCTCGCTTCTGCGGAAGCACGGACGCGATCACGAGATCGTTAGAGATCCATCGGCGGTTGCGAAACGCGGGTGGATGGCATTCAAGTCGACCTATTTGGTACAGAACGTGACCGTTGATATAAACCGGTTCAAGCCGGTTCTTGCCAAAGCTTTTGAGTTATTGCAGAAACCGACGATGTAA